A window of Streptomyces sp. SAI-127 contains these coding sequences:
- a CDS encoding cation:proton antiporter, with amino-acid sequence MHSAVLLIEFGSIILGLGLLGRFAARFRLSPIPLYLLAGLAFGEGGLLPLGASEEFVSIGAEIGVILLLLMLGLEYTAGDLVTNLKAHYPSGLVDGALNALPGAAAALLLGWGPVAAVVLAGVTWISSSGVIAKVLGDLGRVGNRETPVILSVLVLEDLAMAVYLPIVTALVAGAGLLAGSLTLAIALGAAGLVLFVAVRYGRLISRFVSSDDPEKLLLVVLGLTILVAGVAQQLQVSAAVGAFLVGIALSGEVAEGAHTLLSPLRDLFAAVFFVFFGLHTDPASIPPVLLPALALALVTAATKITTGYWAARRAGISPKGRWRTGGALVARGEFSIVIAGLAVSAGMEPSLGPLATAYVLILVILGPLTARYTEPVATRLTARRANASTAAGSTSQVAEASVGRDGA; translated from the coding sequence GTGCACTCCGCGGTCCTGCTGATCGAGTTCGGCTCGATCATCCTCGGCCTGGGTCTCCTCGGCCGTTTCGCCGCCCGTTTCCGCCTCTCCCCCATCCCCCTCTACCTCCTGGCCGGCCTGGCCTTCGGTGAGGGCGGCCTGCTCCCGCTGGGCGCGAGCGAGGAGTTCGTGTCGATAGGCGCCGAGATAGGCGTCATCCTCCTGCTCCTGATGCTCGGCCTGGAGTACACGGCCGGCGATCTGGTCACCAACCTCAAGGCCCACTACCCCTCCGGCCTGGTCGACGGCGCCCTCAACGCCCTCCCGGGAGCGGCGGCCGCTCTCCTGCTGGGCTGGGGCCCGGTGGCGGCGGTGGTCCTGGCCGGCGTCACGTGGATCTCCTCCTCCGGCGTCATAGCGAAGGTCCTGGGCGACCTGGGCAGGGTCGGCAACAGGGAGACCCCGGTCATCCTGAGCGTCCTGGTCCTGGAGGACCTGGCGATGGCGGTGTACCTGCCCATCGTCACCGCCCTCGTCGCCGGAGCGGGCCTGCTGGCCGGCAGCCTGACCCTGGCCATCGCACTCGGAGCCGCGGGTCTGGTCCTGTTCGTGGCGGTCCGCTACGGCCGCCTGATCTCCCGCTTCGTCTCGAGCGACGACCCCGAGAAGCTGCTGCTGGTGGTCCTGGGCCTGACGATCCTGGTGGCGGGCGTGGCACAGCAACTCCAGGTATCGGCAGCGGTGGGCGCGTTCCTCGTGGGCATCGCCCTCTCGGGCGAGGTGGCCGAGGGCGCCCACACCCTCCTGAGCCCCCTGCGGGACCTCTTCGCCGCGGTCTTCTTCGTCTTCTTCGGCCTCCACACGGACCCGGCGAGCATCCCCCCGGTCCTGCTCCCCGCCCTGGCCCTGGCCCTGGTCACCGCGGCAACCAAGATCACCACCGGCTACTGGGCGGCCCGCCGAGCCGGAATCTCCCCCAAGGGCCGCTGGCGCACGGGCGGCGCCCTGGTGGCCCGCGGCGAGTTCTCGATCGTCATCGCGGGCCTGGCGGTCTCGGCCGGCATGGAGCCCTCCCTGGGCCCCCTGGCCACGGCCTACGTCCTCATCCTGGTCATCCTCGGCCCCCTCACGGCCCGCTACACGGAGCCCGTGGCGACACGACTGACGGCCCGCCGCGCCAACGCCTCGACGGCAGCGGGGAGCACTTCCCAGGTGGCCGAGGCGTCGGTGGGCCGGGACGGCGCCTAA
- a CDS encoding TAXI family TRAP transporter solute-binding subunit: MPKPFPRLSRRQALQTAAATIVVLGLLLWWLLPLGEAPPAGTITFSTGTKQGVYQKYGGLLQKEIHKDMPDLKVKLETSAGSQENVRLVATGQSDFAIAAADAVETYQQNNGPGADQLRGVARLYDDYVQLVVPADSDIRTVADLKGKRVSIGVPNSGVRLIADRVLNAAGIDPDQDIQPRAEGIDTGPKLLGHGLDAFFWSGGLPTDGLKQLAERSAFRFVPIEPSLVAKLHAEGEPTRYYRATNMPASAYPSVQNNRTVPTMAVSNLLITRKDMDPELTEWLTRTVIKSRDGIGHDVHSAQLVDVRTAIYTDPVPLHDGARRYYRSVKP, from the coding sequence ATGCCCAAGCCGTTCCCCCGCCTCAGCCGCCGCCAGGCGCTCCAGACCGCGGCCGCCACGATCGTGGTCCTCGGCCTGCTCCTGTGGTGGCTGCTCCCGCTGGGCGAGGCCCCCCCGGCCGGCACGATCACCTTCAGCACGGGCACGAAGCAAGGCGTCTACCAGAAGTACGGCGGACTCCTCCAGAAGGAGATCCACAAGGACATGCCGGACCTGAAGGTGAAACTGGAGACCAGCGCGGGCTCCCAGGAGAACGTCAGGCTCGTGGCGACCGGGCAGTCCGACTTCGCCATCGCCGCGGCCGACGCGGTGGAGACCTACCAGCAGAACAACGGCCCCGGCGCCGACCAGCTCCGCGGCGTGGCCCGCCTCTACGACGACTACGTACAGCTCGTCGTCCCGGCCGACTCGGACATCCGCACCGTGGCCGACCTGAAGGGCAAGCGCGTCTCCATCGGCGTCCCCAACTCCGGCGTACGACTGATAGCGGACCGCGTGCTCAACGCCGCCGGCATCGACCCGGACCAGGACATCCAGCCGAGGGCAGAGGGCATCGACACCGGCCCCAAACTTCTCGGCCACGGCCTGGACGCGTTCTTCTGGTCCGGCGGCCTGCCAACCGACGGCCTGAAGCAGCTGGCCGAACGCTCCGCGTTCCGCTTCGTCCCGATCGAACCCTCCCTCGTGGCGAAGCTGCACGCCGAGGGCGAGCCCACCCGCTACTACCGCGCCACCAACATGCCGGCGTCGGCGTACCCGTCCGTCCAGAACAACAGGACCGTCCCGACGATGGCCGTCTCCAACCTGCTGATCACCCGCAAGGACATGGACCCCGAGCTCACCGAGTGGCTCACCCGGACCGTGATCAAGAGCAGGGACGGCATCGGCCACGACGTCCACTCCGCCCAGCTGGTCGACGTACGCACGGCGATCTACACCGACCCGGTCCCCCTCCACGACGGAGCCCGCCGCTACTACCGCTCGGTCAAACCGTAG